In Vulgatibacter sp., a single genomic region encodes these proteins:
- a CDS encoding alpha/beta hydrolase-fold protein, whose amino-acid sequence MRRLALLPLVALAACSDPEEKAPAPTYRAIAGFSMGAMGATFVGGANPERFDAIGSLGGPVDVDYLLGYLERSWVGGFCTLAELEAILAAHPGDPAVLDDPARLPCMAPAAAQAEAVLPEHAQSFVGWIYGDNGGSFDRDAYLDLFTDLSLAFGNPLTHNPDSPFLPPGVSAADLDRGAALCDAPVVIEGLHNAEYNPDGSYPVITFCDGEEPALFCADTGTPIDFCAGDPDELCAAEGGVVTATERERGDLFRAAAGAYAACWDHRRPVPFALAVDLNRNGRRDYGEPLVVNAHERWDDVGADGCANDREDGSGGCSASGATGDPNGDDYHWRDNPGGTEGNWQHDEGEPFRDFGLDGVEGTGDFGEGDGVFSEAPGRTRFRSFDPDALLSSWSGAERRRLGYYADGGIRDLFNFGVSAAHAWSHFAAGHEGARAYLGLADLPGAPAKDSELDPLALRADDLPRRMLFLYGDPAAAPAAIRAGDGDHVGTSRQLLNRFYLFLRWLSVRWADVEDPPADRSGVQSRTHDLVYESAALGAERNYTVVLPPGYDDPRNAEARYPVLYLLHGYGMQPGSNGGFAESALLFDGAMASGALRKMIVVFPSGRCCHEDGAGNRICTEDRPDGYGRECRSGTFFVDRAGVGAGDDTRYGEAILELLDEVDRRFRTRSAGR is encoded by the coding sequence ATGCGTCGCCTCGCCCTGCTCCCGCTCGTCGCCCTCGCCGCCTGCTCCGACCCGGAGGAGAAGGCGCCGGCGCCCACGTACCGCGCCATCGCTGGCTTCTCGATGGGGGCGATGGGCGCCACCTTCGTCGGGGGCGCGAACCCCGAGCGCTTCGACGCCATCGGCTCGCTGGGCGGCCCCGTCGACGTGGACTACCTGCTCGGCTACCTCGAGCGCTCCTGGGTCGGCGGCTTCTGCACCCTCGCGGAGCTGGAGGCGATCCTCGCCGCCCACCCCGGTGACCCGGCGGTCCTCGACGATCCGGCGCGGCTCCCCTGCATGGCGCCGGCTGCGGCGCAGGCCGAGGCGGTCCTTCCGGAGCACGCCCAATCCTTCGTGGGCTGGATCTACGGCGACAACGGCGGCTCCTTCGATCGCGACGCCTACCTCGACCTCTTCACCGATCTCTCCCTCGCGTTCGGAAATCCCCTCACCCACAACCCCGACTCGCCCTTCCTGCCACCGGGCGTGAGCGCGGCCGATCTCGACAGGGGCGCCGCGCTCTGCGACGCGCCGGTGGTGATCGAAGGGCTCCACAACGCCGAGTACAACCCCGACGGCAGCTACCCGGTGATCACCTTCTGCGACGGCGAGGAGCCCGCGCTCTTCTGCGCCGACACCGGCACCCCGATCGATTTCTGCGCGGGCGATCCGGACGAGCTCTGCGCAGCGGAGGGCGGGGTGGTCACCGCCACCGAGCGGGAGCGGGGCGATCTCTTCCGCGCTGCGGCGGGGGCCTACGCCGCCTGCTGGGATCACCGCCGCCCGGTGCCCTTCGCCCTCGCCGTCGACCTGAACCGCAACGGCAGGCGGGACTACGGCGAGCCGCTGGTGGTCAACGCCCACGAGCGCTGGGACGACGTCGGCGCCGACGGTTGCGCCAACGATCGCGAGGATGGCAGCGGCGGCTGCAGCGCGTCGGGCGCCACCGGGGATCCCAACGGCGACGACTACCACTGGCGCGATAATCCCGGCGGGACCGAAGGGAATTGGCAGCACGACGAGGGTGAGCCCTTCCGCGACTTCGGCCTCGACGGCGTCGAGGGCACCGGTGATTTCGGCGAAGGGGACGGCGTCTTCAGCGAGGCGCCGGGAAGGACCCGCTTCCGCAGCTTCGATCCCGACGCGCTCCTCTCCAGCTGGAGCGGGGCGGAGCGCCGCCGCCTCGGCTACTACGCCGATGGCGGGATCCGGGACCTCTTCAACTTCGGCGTCTCCGCCGCCCACGCCTGGAGCCACTTCGCCGCAGGGCACGAGGGGGCCCGGGCCTACCTCGGCCTCGCCGACCTCCCCGGCGCGCCGGCGAAGGACAGCGAGCTCGATCCCCTCGCCCTGCGCGCGGACGATCTGCCCAGGCGGATGCTCTTCCTCTACGGCGACCCCGCTGCGGCCCCCGCGGCGATCCGCGCCGGCGACGGCGACCACGTGGGTACCAGCCGGCAGCTGCTCAACCGCTTCTACCTCTTCCTGCGCTGGCTCTCGGTGCGCTGGGCGGACGTCGAGGATCCGCCCGCGGATCGCAGCGGCGTGCAGAGCCGCACCCACGATCTCGTCTACGAATCGGCAGCCCTCGGCGCGGAGCGAAATTACACGGTGGTCCTGCCGCCCGGGTACGACGATCCCCGCAACGCCGAGGCCCGCTACCCGGTGCTCTACCTCCTCCATGGCTACGGGATGCAGCCCGGCAGCAACGGCGGCTTCGCCGAGTCGGCGCTCCTCTTCGACGGGGCGATGGCCTCCGGGGCGCTGCGCAAGATGATCGTCGTCTTCCCCTCGGGCCGCTGCTGCCACGAGGACGGGGCGGGCAACCGCATCTGCACCGAGGATCGGCCGGACGGCTACGGCCGCGAGTGCCGCTCCGGCACCTTCTTCGTCGACAGGGCGGGCGTCGGCGCCGGCGACGACACCCGCTACGGCGAAGCGATCCTCGAGCTCCTGGACGAGGTGGATCGCCGCTTCCGCACCCGCTCCGCCGGGCGATGA
- a CDS encoding glycoside hydrolase domain-containing protein translates to MKTWIGLLAVLVVGGGLAALAFGSGDVFAAGDAAAAKLVPQAGAPAPKATEQVAVISSLAKLRPDDEPEGADRIGLRALRGECEAAQIAVRAGEAPTTVRARIDGSLGDGVDVLLHRVELVELKKASGPEGAAGRWPDPLVPAVDPYVGEERSAFPFAIPSGESRAILVEVCVGGEATPGEREAQVALSIGASERHVPLALRIEREALPTTSSLDTSFGFSSRRAALGHYGRAGTEEEVLALDRLYRTALLRHRISAHGGTFDPPPFRKEGKKLVLDFSQYDRELAPFLDGSALPSGARATTVDLRTHPKLASDADRIAYWRAIVKHHEEKGWEALLFDYAHDEPKREELPPILERAKLVKKADDSIRVLLTASLDPALVGPVDLWTPNLNCLYVKKSEDEWCSWRAPQAAYRQAVERGAKLWWYQSCSSHGCGEGFELQNDDAAYFRGWPSYVVDAAGSRARAMGWLAHAEGIGGELYWDTVIAYAPEGKAQDPWSPGALWAFGGNGDGTFFYPGTPGRIGGKTHVPVGSLRLIHVRDGLEDYELLRLVAARPGGAALAMRAAKAIAAAPYRVTDDPGAVESARNELLDFLAGKRPAGGTR, encoded by the coding sequence ATGAAGACCTGGATCGGCTTGCTTGCGGTGCTGGTGGTGGGCGGCGGACTCGCAGCCCTCGCCTTCGGATCGGGTGACGTCTTCGCTGCGGGCGACGCCGCTGCGGCGAAGCTGGTTCCACAGGCGGGGGCGCCGGCGCCGAAGGCCACCGAGCAGGTGGCGGTGATCTCCTCCCTGGCCAAGCTGCGCCCGGACGACGAACCAGAAGGCGCCGATCGGATCGGCCTGCGGGCGCTGCGGGGCGAGTGCGAGGCGGCGCAGATCGCGGTGCGGGCAGGCGAGGCCCCCACCACCGTGCGCGCGCGGATCGACGGCAGCCTCGGCGACGGGGTCGACGTGCTGCTCCACCGGGTGGAGCTCGTCGAGCTGAAGAAGGCCTCCGGCCCGGAGGGCGCCGCAGGGCGCTGGCCCGATCCCCTCGTGCCGGCGGTGGACCCCTACGTCGGCGAGGAACGCAGCGCCTTCCCCTTCGCGATCCCCTCGGGGGAGAGCCGCGCGATCCTGGTCGAGGTCTGCGTGGGCGGGGAGGCGACGCCCGGCGAGCGCGAAGCGCAGGTGGCCCTCTCGATCGGCGCGAGCGAGCGGCACGTGCCCCTAGCGCTGCGGATCGAGCGGGAGGCGCTGCCAACGACCTCGAGCCTGGACACCAGCTTCGGCTTCTCCTCCCGCCGCGCCGCCCTGGGCCACTACGGCAGGGCCGGCACGGAGGAGGAGGTCCTCGCCCTCGATCGGCTCTACCGCACCGCCCTGCTCCGCCACCGCATCTCGGCCCATGGCGGCACCTTCGATCCGCCGCCCTTCCGCAAGGAGGGCAAGAAGCTCGTGCTCGACTTCTCGCAATACGACCGCGAGCTCGCCCCCTTCCTCGACGGCAGCGCGCTCCCCTCCGGCGCCAGGGCCACCACCGTCGATCTCCGCACCCACCCGAAGCTCGCGAGCGACGCGGATCGCATCGCCTACTGGCGGGCGATCGTGAAGCACCACGAGGAGAAGGGCTGGGAGGCGCTCCTCTTCGACTACGCCCACGACGAGCCGAAGCGCGAGGAGCTGCCGCCGATCCTCGAGCGGGCGAAGCTGGTGAAGAAGGCGGACGACTCGATCCGCGTGCTCCTCACCGCCTCGCTCGATCCCGCGCTGGTGGGGCCGGTCGATCTCTGGACGCCGAACCTCAACTGCCTCTACGTGAAGAAGAGCGAAGACGAGTGGTGCTCGTGGCGGGCGCCGCAGGCGGCGTACCGGCAGGCGGTGGAGCGCGGCGCGAAGCTCTGGTGGTACCAGAGCTGCTCCTCCCACGGCTGCGGCGAGGGTTTCGAGCTGCAGAACGACGACGCCGCCTATTTCCGGGGCTGGCCCTCCTACGTGGTCGACGCCGCAGGGAGCCGGGCCCGGGCGATGGGCTGGCTCGCCCACGCGGAGGGGATCGGCGGGGAGCTCTACTGGGACACCGTGATCGCCTACGCCCCCGAGGGGAAGGCGCAGGATCCCTGGAGCCCCGGCGCCCTCTGGGCCTTCGGCGGCAACGGCGACGGAACCTTCTTCTACCCCGGCACGCCCGGGCGGATCGGCGGCAAGACCCACGTGCCGGTGGGCTCCCTCCGCCTGATCCACGTGCGCGACGGGCTCGAGGACTACGAGCTGCTCCGCCTCGTCGCCGCCAGGCCCGGCGGCGCCGCGCTGGCGATGCGGGCGGCGAAGGCGATCGCCGCCGCGCCCTACCGGGTCACCGACGATCCCGGCGCCGTCGAGTCGGCCCGGAACGAGCTCCTCGACTTCCTCGCCGGCAAGCGCCCGGCAGGTGGCACGCGGTAG
- a CDS encoding 2-hydroxyacid dehydrogenase yields the protein MRVFVSRPLPQAAMERLASRFELTVGPADRATTPEELLAGARDADALVAMLSDRIDAAFLDACPRLRVVANYAVGVNNVDLEAATVRGVQVCNTPGVLTDATADLAFGLLLSVARRIPESERYLREGRFDGWAPLLFLGADLAGATLGIVGMGRIGQAMARRAKGFGMEIVYAARRPLDAATEAALGARRLPFEELLAASDFLSLHCPLTEETRHLLDAPALSRMKRGAFLINTARGPVVDEAALVEALERGHLGGAGLDVYEREPTVHPGLLQRGDVVLAPHTGSATTGTRLKMALMVCEDVERVLAGAAPLRPVNRPRR from the coding sequence ATGCGCGTCTTCGTTTCCCGTCCCCTGCCGCAGGCCGCGATGGAGCGGCTCGCTTCCCGTTTCGAGCTCACCGTCGGCCCCGCCGATCGCGCCACCACCCCGGAAGAGCTCCTCGCCGGCGCCCGCGACGCGGACGCACTCGTCGCGATGCTCTCCGACCGGATCGACGCCGCCTTCCTCGACGCCTGCCCGCGGCTGCGGGTGGTGGCCAACTACGCGGTGGGCGTGAACAACGTCGATCTCGAGGCGGCCACCGTGCGCGGCGTCCAGGTCTGCAACACGCCCGGCGTCCTCACCGACGCCACCGCCGATCTCGCCTTCGGCCTGCTCCTCTCGGTGGCGCGGCGGATCCCCGAGAGCGAGCGCTACCTGCGCGAAGGCCGCTTCGACGGCTGGGCGCCGCTGCTCTTCCTCGGCGCCGACCTCGCCGGCGCCACCCTCGGCATCGTCGGCATGGGGCGGATCGGCCAGGCGATGGCGCGGCGGGCGAAGGGCTTCGGCATGGAGATCGTCTACGCGGCGCGCCGGCCCCTCGACGCGGCGACGGAGGCGGCGCTCGGGGCGCGGCGCCTTCCCTTCGAGGAGCTGCTGGCCGCGAGCGATTTCCTCTCGCTCCATTGCCCGCTCACCGAGGAGACGCGGCACCTCCTCGATGCGCCGGCGCTTTCGCGGATGAAGCGCGGCGCCTTCCTGATCAACACCGCCCGCGGACCGGTGGTGGACGAGGCGGCGCTGGTGGAGGCGCTGGAGCGCGGCCACCTCGGCGGCGCGGGGCTCGACGTCTACGAGCGGGAGCCGACGGTGCATCCTGGCCTCCTGCAGCGGGGCGACGTGGTGCTCGCGCCGCATACCGGCAGCGCCACCACCGGCACCAGGCTGAAGATGGCGCTGATGGTCTGCGAGGACGTGGAGCGCGTTCTCGCCGGCGCGGCGCCGCTGCGGCCGGTGAACCGGCCGCGGCGCTGA
- a CDS encoding tyrosine-protein phosphatase, which translates to MDYVDLHCHLLWGIDDGAKSEADSIEMARVLHALGYRHVACSPHARPEFASDDEALCEARRAEVQAALQREGIDLTLHKNAENVLDAELLERVVDRRRPVGQGPFLLAEAPHLAPLPQLPDLLFRLKVKGVTPLVAHPERCREFEKPGRAAEAVRGGAYLQLDIGALIGRYGPSAKKLARAFLADGLYAVAATDLHSPRDAAKWVGDSIAELKALAGEAEALRLLRDGPAAILRGAVPPEATGPAPASQAGGMGRVVAWLKRPFS; encoded by the coding sequence ATGGATTACGTCGACCTGCACTGCCACCTGCTCTGGGGCATCGACGATGGGGCGAAGAGCGAGGCCGACTCGATCGAGATGGCGCGGGTGCTCCACGCCCTCGGCTACCGCCACGTGGCGTGCTCGCCCCACGCCCGGCCGGAGTTCGCCAGCGACGACGAGGCCCTCTGCGAAGCACGCCGGGCCGAGGTGCAGGCGGCGCTGCAGCGGGAGGGGATCGATCTCACCCTCCACAAGAACGCCGAGAACGTGCTCGACGCGGAGCTCCTCGAGCGCGTGGTCGATCGCCGCAGGCCGGTGGGGCAGGGGCCCTTCCTCCTCGCCGAGGCGCCGCACCTCGCGCCGCTGCCGCAGCTGCCGGATCTGCTCTTCCGCCTCAAGGTGAAGGGCGTGACGCCGCTGGTGGCGCATCCCGAGCGCTGCCGCGAATTCGAGAAGCCCGGCCGTGCGGCGGAAGCGGTGCGCGGCGGCGCCTACCTGCAGCTCGACATCGGCGCGCTGATCGGGCGCTACGGTCCCTCGGCGAAGAAGCTCGCGCGGGCCTTCCTCGCCGACGGGCTCTACGCGGTGGCTGCCACCGACCTCCACTCGCCCCGGGATGCTGCGAAGTGGGTGGGTGATTCGATCGCCGAGTTGAAGGCGCTGGCCGGGGAGGCGGAGGCGCTCCGTCTGCTCCGGGACGGGCCGGCGGCGATCCTCCGCGGGGCGGTTCCGCCGGAGGCCACGGGGCCTGCGCCGGCGTCGCAGGCGGGCGGAATGGGACGGGTGGTGGCCTGGTTGAAGAGGCCTTTTTCCTGA
- the topA gene encoding type I DNA topoisomerase yields MASRLVIVESPAKARTLQRYLGNDWTVRATGGHVKDLPEGRLAIDLTGSYQPEYQVARGKGHVLQELAREARVAEEVFLATDPDREGEAIAWHVAEELGLEGRARRARILEITPAGLERALREAGPLDRARYDAQQARRVVDRIVGFQLAPLLGKVIQRGLSAGRVQSLALRLVVEREQRRRTFRGATRRWVEATCTPAKGRAFVARCEAATRQEAEAIAAALHGAAAQVDRVESSELLRPAPPPFVTAALQREGYERLHFGLKKTMRLAQQLYEGVDLGPAGPVSLITYARTDSPRVSELAQQAARRLLAARFGGAALPAEPPVHVVGAAAQDAHEAIRPASVELDPALVKQHVDRDTGRLYELIWKRFCGSQLGPARYDARRIEVVAGAHRFVASGAALREPGFLAVWDGKHQEPFVGEKVQLGPVAKLPAVEAGDALAVEGIAVVEEVEDPPPPFTEATLLAALEQHGIGRPSTWTQVVETLVDRGYVQRTRGLLAATELGEAVVGLLLQAVPELVDPELTARLEADLDRVGSGSSDWVEAVRRFHQPFDQRLREAKERFGATAKKGLVDTPCEKCGKPLALRWGRSGPFLSCSGYPACRFTRDLARPGEAASLVIGGGGAAAQNAAVSAADGTPLLVAEEPPLAPPTHGNCPRCGSALVERRGRSGPFLSCSAYPACRTAVPMSTGVKCPACNEGELAEKRSRQGRTFFGCNRYPACSHAMRERPVPQPCPRCGAGFVVQRFSRREGGVLACAADGCGHWQPIAEALAD; encoded by the coding sequence TTGGCCAGCCGTCTCGTCATCGTCGAGTCTCCCGCCAAGGCGCGCACGCTGCAGCGCTACCTGGGCAACGACTGGACGGTGCGCGCCACCGGCGGCCACGTGAAGGATCTGCCGGAGGGGCGGCTCGCCATCGATCTCACCGGGAGCTACCAGCCCGAGTACCAGGTCGCCAGGGGCAAGGGACACGTGCTCCAGGAGCTGGCCCGGGAGGCCCGCGTGGCGGAGGAGGTCTTCCTCGCCACCGATCCGGATCGCGAGGGCGAGGCGATCGCCTGGCACGTCGCCGAGGAGCTCGGGCTCGAGGGCCGGGCGCGGCGGGCGCGGATCCTCGAGATCACGCCGGCGGGGCTGGAGCGGGCGCTGCGCGAGGCAGGTCCCCTCGACCGGGCGCGCTACGACGCGCAGCAGGCGCGTCGCGTGGTCGACCGCATCGTCGGCTTCCAGCTGGCGCCGCTCCTCGGCAAGGTGATCCAGCGCGGGCTCTCCGCGGGCCGGGTGCAATCGCTGGCGCTGCGGCTGGTGGTGGAGCGGGAGCAGCGGCGGCGCACCTTCCGCGGCGCCACGCGAAGGTGGGTGGAGGCGACCTGCACGCCGGCGAAGGGCAGGGCGTTCGTGGCCCGCTGCGAGGCGGCGACGCGGCAGGAGGCGGAGGCGATCGCCGCGGCCTTGCACGGAGCAGCCGCGCAGGTGGACCGCGTGGAGTCGAGCGAGCTTTTGCGGCCGGCGCCGCCGCCCTTCGTCACCGCGGCGCTGCAGCGCGAAGGGTACGAGCGGCTCCATTTCGGCCTGAAGAAGACGATGCGGCTCGCGCAGCAGCTCTACGAGGGGGTGGATCTCGGGCCTGCGGGGCCGGTCTCGCTGATCACCTACGCGCGCACCGACTCGCCGCGGGTGAGCGAGCTGGCGCAGCAGGCTGCCCGGCGTCTCCTCGCCGCGCGCTTCGGCGGAGCGGCGCTGCCGGCGGAGCCGCCGGTGCACGTGGTCGGGGCCGCTGCGCAGGACGCCCACGAGGCGATTCGGCCCGCCTCGGTGGAACTCGATCCGGCGCTGGTGAAGCAGCACGTCGACCGCGACACCGGCAGGCTCTACGAGCTGATCTGGAAGCGCTTCTGCGGAAGCCAGCTCGGCCCTGCGCGCTACGACGCGCGCCGCATCGAGGTGGTGGCGGGCGCCCATCGCTTCGTCGCGAGCGGCGCCGCGCTGCGCGAGCCCGGCTTCCTCGCGGTCTGGGACGGCAAACACCAGGAGCCCTTCGTCGGCGAGAAGGTGCAGCTGGGGCCCGTCGCGAAGCTGCCCGCGGTGGAGGCTGGCGATGCGCTCGCGGTGGAGGGGATCGCGGTGGTGGAGGAGGTGGAGGATCCGCCGCCGCCCTTCACCGAGGCGACCCTGCTCGCCGCGCTGGAGCAGCACGGCATCGGCAGGCCCTCCACCTGGACGCAGGTGGTGGAGACCCTGGTCGACCGCGGCTACGTGCAGCGGACCCGCGGGTTGCTCGCCGCCACCGAGCTGGGCGAAGCGGTGGTGGGTCTGCTGCTGCAGGCGGTGCCGGAGCTCGTCGATCCGGAGCTCACCGCGCGGCTCGAGGCCGACCTCGATCGCGTGGGCAGCGGGAGCAGCGATTGGGTCGAGGCGGTGCGCCGCTTCCACCAGCCCTTCGACCAGCGGCTCCGGGAGGCGAAGGAGCGCTTCGGCGCCACCGCGAAGAAGGGGCTCGTCGACACGCCTTGCGAGAAGTGCGGCAAGCCGCTGGCGCTGCGCTGGGGGCGGTCGGGGCCCTTCCTCTCGTGTTCCGGTTATCCGGCCTGCAGGTTCACCCGGGATCTGGCGCGGCCCGGTGAGGCGGCGTCGCTGGTGATCGGCGGTGGTGGTGCCGCAGCGCAGAACGCCGCGGTGTCGGCTGCGGACGGCACGCCGCTGCTCGTCGCCGAGGAGCCGCCGCTGGCGCCGCCCACCCACGGCAACTGCCCGCGCTGCGGATCGGCGCTGGTGGAGCGGCGGGGGCGGAGCGGGCCCTTCCTCTCCTGCAGCGCCTACCCTGCCTGCAGGACCGCGGTGCCGATGTCGACCGGCGTGAAATGCCCCGCCTGCAACGAAGGCGAGCTCGCCGAGAAGCGCTCGCGGCAGGGGCGGACCTTCTTCGGCTGCAACCGCTACCCGGCCTGCTCCCATGCGATGCGGGAGCGGCCGGTGCCGCAGCCGTGCCCGCGCTGCGGCGCGGGCTTCGTGGTGCAGCGCTTCTCGCGGCGGGAGGGCGGGGTGCTTGCCTGCGCTGCCGACGGCTGCGGCCACTGGCAGCCCATCGCCGAAGCGCTGGCGGACTGA
- a CDS encoding DUF3108 domain-containing protein has translation MLRSLLAGLIAGCLALPPVTAVAAPRPTGHPAKKVPGRDVCPPLPTSVGENLPWQPGERLSFDIDVVGARAGKLSLVALPPVGKGKSAELPFRALAASNSFFSKIRKVRGRSTSYVRARDMHPRRYEENSKEGKLTKSAVVVFERPSEGGKIRIDYKRNNARRKSSHAYLNEAFDPVSAIYYLRTLDYRQGMSVCFDAYSIRKLWRVTGKVKGLETVKVPAGVFEAWHLEGEAVRTDNPAARREVHVWISNDERRLPVASLGVIDLGAVRAQLTHVDQGGTAGESEESLIVEEPTTAEVDETERPDAQPAAAPAAPAQGAPAQQPGKLEE, from the coding sequence ATGCTCCGCTCCCTGCTCGCCGGGTTGATCGCCGGATGCCTCGCCCTCCCGCCGGTCACCGCAGTCGCAGCCCCCAGGCCCACGGGCCATCCCGCGAAGAAGGTGCCTGGGCGTGACGTCTGCCCGCCGCTGCCGACTTCCGTCGGCGAGAACCTGCCGTGGCAGCCAGGCGAGCGCCTCTCCTTCGACATCGACGTGGTCGGCGCCAGGGCGGGCAAGCTCTCGCTCGTCGCGCTGCCGCCGGTGGGCAAGGGCAAGTCGGCGGAGCTTCCCTTCCGCGCCCTCGCCGCCTCGAACTCCTTCTTCTCGAAGATCCGCAAGGTGCGCGGCCGCTCCACCTCCTACGTGCGCGCCCGCGACATGCATCCGCGCCGCTACGAGGAGAACAGCAAGGAGGGCAAGCTCACCAAGTCGGCGGTGGTGGTCTTCGAGCGGCCGAGCGAGGGCGGCAAGATCCGCATCGACTACAAGCGCAACAACGCCAGGCGCAAGAGCAGCCACGCCTACCTCAACGAGGCTTTCGATCCGGTCTCGGCGATCTACTACCTGCGGACCCTCGACTACCGGCAAGGGATGAGCGTCTGCTTCGACGCCTACTCGATCCGCAAGCTCTGGCGCGTTACGGGCAAGGTGAAGGGGCTGGAGACGGTGAAGGTGCCCGCCGGCGTCTTCGAGGCGTGGCACCTCGAGGGCGAGGCGGTACGCACCGACAACCCCGCCGCCCGCCGCGAGGTCCACGTCTGGATCTCGAACGACGAGCGCAGGTTGCCCGTAGCGTCGCTGGGGGTGATCGACCTCGGCGCGGTGCGGGCGCAGCTCACCCACGTCGACCAGGGCGGCACCGCCGGCGAGAGCGAGGAGTCGCTGATCGTGGAGGAGCCGACCACCGCCGAGGTGGACGAGACCGAGAGGCCCGACGCCCAGCCTGCCGCAGCCCCTGCCGCCCCGGCGCAGGGCGCGCCCGCCCAGCAGCCCGGCAAGCTCGAGGAGTAA
- a CDS encoding DUF3108 domain-containing protein: protein MQRHRIVPLVAALLLTFVAPAGAAPATEGTAETSVATEVAAENVVAEMQKAAAHAFTPGEELVYKITALGMTAGKARISVGLGSERDGVKAWPVVVQARTDSLFDSVYTVRDKFVTWWHPESGRVIGADLFADEGGKRHRSTSKLDHASGKAEVMRIREWSGERSKKTYQIPAGSYDIAGAIFELRRRPLTPGSVEEVDVFTGKKVFKLRCVVEKQEQVKTKAGTFDAVAVRIQLGFDGQFASKRDVLAWFSNDERHVPIKFEAEFALGSIVAELVEAKRGIRL from the coding sequence GTGCAGCGCCACCGCATCGTCCCGCTCGTCGCAGCCCTCTTGCTCACGTTCGTCGCGCCGGCAGGGGCGGCGCCAGCCACCGAGGGCACCGCCGAGACGAGCGTCGCCACCGAGGTGGCGGCGGAGAACGTCGTCGCCGAGATGCAGAAGGCCGCGGCCCACGCCTTCACCCCTGGCGAGGAGCTCGTCTACAAGATCACCGCCCTGGGTATGACCGCGGGCAAGGCGCGGATCAGCGTCGGCCTCGGCTCGGAGCGCGACGGCGTGAAGGCCTGGCCGGTGGTGGTGCAGGCGCGGACCGACTCCCTCTTCGACTCGGTCTACACCGTGCGCGACAAATTCGTGACCTGGTGGCACCCCGAGAGCGGCCGGGTGATCGGCGCCGACCTCTTCGCCGACGAAGGCGGCAAGCGCCACCGGAGCACCTCGAAGCTCGACCACGCCAGCGGCAAGGCGGAGGTGATGCGGATCCGCGAGTGGAGCGGCGAGCGTTCGAAGAAGACCTACCAGATCCCCGCCGGAAGCTACGACATCGCCGGCGCGATCTTCGAGCTGCGGCGCCGCCCCCTCACCCCGGGCAGCGTCGAGGAGGTCGACGTCTTCACCGGCAAGAAGGTCTTCAAGCTGCGCTGCGTCGTCGAGAAGCAGGAGCAGGTGAAGACGAAGGCCGGCACCTTCGACGCGGTGGCGGTGCGGATCCAGCTCGGCTTCGACGGCCAGTTCGCCTCGAAGCGGGACGTGCTCGCCTGGTTCTCCAACGACGAGCGCCACGTGCCGATCAAATTCGAGGCGGAGTTCGCCCTCGGGTCGATCGTGGCCGAGCTGGTCGAAGCCAAGCGCGGCATCCGCCTCTGA
- a CDS encoding DNA-processing protein DprA, giving the protein MESERERALRIALWMVRGISAQAIDRIAGQDFVGTCLGDRRALAEAMALREGGREALLAAPPDLAAWAAAQEAALRSRGGRFVLRGEAGYPHLGTLDDRPEVLSVRGDLCGAGGGALPRAVAVIGSRRADPGTVGLARRFGAALARAGFTVVSGGALGIDAAAHEGALEAGGETVAVLGSGLLRPTPARNRGLFARILAAGGGLCSELPPGEGAMKWHFPRRNRLVAALARAVVVVRAAAGSGCFHTVDAAHRLGRQVIAVPAPAVGARNAYGEALLRGEGDRPPASPAGDVDELLALFGRQRERPVAAGLEPEEQQVLSALGEAPAPLGAIAAAVGIEAGVAARILARLCARGLARAAGPGRFAA; this is encoded by the coding sequence ATGGAGAGCGAACGGGAGCGGGCGTTGCGGATCGCGCTCTGGATGGTCCGCGGGATCTCCGCGCAGGCGATCGATCGGATCGCGGGGCAGGACTTCGTCGGCACCTGCCTCGGCGACAGGCGCGCGCTCGCCGAGGCGATGGCGCTGCGCGAGGGAGGTCGGGAGGCGCTCCTCGCGGCGCCGCCGGATCTCGCCGCGTGGGCCGCGGCGCAGGAGGCGGCGCTGCGCTCGAGGGGCGGGCGCTTCGTCCTGCGGGGCGAGGCAGGCTATCCGCACCTGGGCACATTGGACGATCGGCCCGAGGTGCTCTCGGTGCGTGGCGACCTCTGCGGCGCCGGGGGCGGAGCGCTTCCCCGCGCGGTGGCGGTGATCGGATCCCGCCGGGCCGATCCGGGCACGGTGGGGCTGGCGCGCCGCTTCGGCGCTGCGCTGGCGCGGGCGGGGTTCACCGTGGTCTCCGGAGGCGCACTGGGGATCGACGCCGCTGCCCACGAGGGCGCCCTCGAGGCAGGCGGCGAGACCGTGGCGGTGCTGGGCAGCGGGCTGCTGCGGCCGACGCCCGCCCGCAACCGCGGCCTCTTCGCGAGGATCCTCGCAGCAGGGGGCGGCCTCTGCTCGGAGCTGCCGCCAGGCGAGGGGGCGATGAAGTGGCATTTCCCCAGGCGGAACCGGCTGGTGGCTGCGCTCGCCCGGGCGGTGGTGGTGGTGCGGGCCGCAGCAGGCAGCGGCTGCTTCCATACCGTGGACGCGGCGCACCGGCTGGGCCGGCAGGTGATCGCGGTGCCGGCGCCGGCGGTGGGGGCCCGCAACGCCTACGGCGAGGCGCTGCTCCGGGGCGAGGGGGACCGGCCGCCGGCATCGCCGGCGGGGGACGTGGACGAGCTGCTCGCCCTCTTCGGCAGGCAGCGCGAGCGGCCCGTGGCAGCGGGGCTGGAACCGGAGGAGCAGCAGGTGCTAAGTGCCCTGGGCGAGGCGCCCGCTCCGTTGGGGGCCATCGCCGCCGCCGTCGGGATCGAGGCGGGGGTCGCAGCACGGATCCTCGCGCGGCTCTGCGCCAGGGGCCTCGCCAGGGCGGCGGGGCCCGGCCGCTTCGCCGCCTGA